The Trichosurus vulpecula isolate mTriVul1 chromosome 3, mTriVul1.pri, whole genome shotgun sequence genome includes a window with the following:
- the LOC118842839 gene encoding hereditary hemochromatosis protein homolog, producing MTVKRFPALTTGSISLPLLPLPGRGRFCLVTDVLSGSDRRAGSWQSQYQSKEGLGYEGVSFPTEEPLGKGEYGLVILLSGVILSSLNRNLLNRLMSWRRRRGSFWLLILLLFALREIQTVHHKNEIKHTAVGTSQTLFDLIIVSFIDDIPWASYYKSKHQVKVKAAWMAEAVGTNFIEEIRHLTLNNEGDYQFLIQYLTTNDTKTESNHTLQIHFDCELDGDILLSSLLKYGLDGEDLIQIEGIEGQWVVLNPRAHSLKLILESPIWTEMRKHENKQYCVGAMQKILQKSSMKENLPPEVYVSRRDFPNGTIRFSCTATGFYPQSILLHWKKGSDGAIWGKESSSGTLPNSDDTFYLQISLEIQPGDTGTDYACVVDHSQLEAPAVYSVPEKPSKWNLWAVALSTLLAAILMISCFVIFTKWKKRRSGTTSEAQLEGPFRSSVTSPVIRLQ from the exons ATGACAGTCAAGAGGTTTCCTGCTCTCACCACAGGCTCCATTTCACTTCCACTTTTACCCCTGCCAGGCAGGGGCAGGTTCTGCCTGGTGACAGATGTCCTCTCCGGGAGTGATAGGAGGGCAGGGTCTTGGCAGAGCCAATATCAAAGCAAGGAAGGCCTTGGGTATGAAGGAGTTTCTTTTCCTACAGAGGAACCATTAGGCAAAGGAGAGTATGGACTAGTAATTCTCCTCAGTGGGGTAATTCTGAGTTCTCTAAACAGAAACCTATTGAATAGgctgatgagctggagaaggaggagaggttcATTCTGGCTCCTTATTCTATTGCTGTTTGCTCTGAGGGAGATCCAGACAG TCCACCacaagaatgaaataaaacatacTGCAGTGGGCACATCCCAAACTCTCTTTGACCTCATTATTGTGTCTTTCATTGATGACATCCCATGGGCTTCCTATTACAAATCCAAACACCAGGTAAAGGTGAAGGCAGCCTGGATGGCTGAGGCTGTGGGAACAAACTTCATCGAGGAGATACGACATTTGACGCTGAACAATGAGGGAGATTACCAGTTCCTTATCCAGTACTTGACAACAAATGACACCAAGACTGAGA GTAATCACACATTGCAGATTCATTTTGATTGTGAATTAGATGGAGATATCCTGTTGAGTAGCCTTCTGAAGTATGGCTTGGATGGAGAAGATTTGATCCAGATAGAAGGTATAGAAGGACAATGGGTGGTCCTGAATCCTAGGGCTCatagtttaaaattaattttggaaaGTCCTATCTGGACTGaaatgagaaaacatgaaaataagcAATATTGTGTTGGAGCAATGCAGAAAATCCTTCAGAAATCAAGCATGAAAGAAAATT TACCACCCGAGGTCTATGTGTCCCGCCGAGATTTCCCCAATGGCACTATCAGATTCTCCTGTACAGCCACAGGCTTCTACCCACAATCTATCCTGCTCCACTGGAAGAAGGGGAGTGATGGTGCTATATGGGGGAAAGAAAGCTCCAGCGGCACCCTGCCTAATTCTGATGACACATTCTACCTCCAGATCTCCCTGGAGATCCAGCCAGGAGACACAGGGACAGATTATGCTTGTGTGGTAGATCACAGTCAGCTGGAGGCACCAGCTGTGTACTCTG TCCCTGAGAAGCCCTCCAAGTGGAATCTGTGGGCTGTTGCTCTGAGCACCCTTCTAGCAGCCATCCTGATGATTAGCTGTTTTGTGATCTTcaccaaatggaagaagagaaggtcAG GGACAACTTCAGAAGCTCAACTGGAAGGACCTTTTCGTTCTTCTGTTACTTCTCCTGTTATTCGTCTTCAGTGA